One window of the Colletotrichum destructivum chromosome 4, complete sequence genome contains the following:
- a CDS encoding Putative mycotoxin biosynthesis protein UstYa gives MNPFVADKTTKYDTAEDVPDSESEDHLSWRHNTSSPAVVTVSRAFYFTSLLLFVIFPILAIAIVLLHGKLEAGRIDSGFLQGFPTELDPVKSVLASETVRFTGGLHYHPNGTLYRETIAGEPQYVGPPSPDIDLAWDTLLKGQYMNLNGNEASTMVGRTWKDDSGNYEVALDVMHTLHCVNKIRKALDPEYYHESESPRIHRMHVDHCLDYLRQTVQCHADLTPMVFSWSDDAGRVVADWREPHTCRNFNRVRSWAVDHFRP, from the exons ATGAACCCCTTTGTGGCCGACAAGACGACGAAATACGACACGGCCGAAGATGTCCCAGACAGTGAGAGTGAGGACCACCTTTCCTGGCGACACAacacctcctccccggccgTTGTGACTGTCTCGAGAGCGTTCTACTTCACATCTCTGCTCTTGTTTGTGATATTTCCCATCCTCGCCATTGCCATTGTCCTCCTTCACGGGAAACTTGAGGCCGGACGCATCGACAGCGGCTTCCTTCAAGGCTTCCCTACCGAGTTGG ACCCAGTCAAGAGTGTCTTGGCCAGCGAGACAGTTCGGTTCACGGGCGGTCTTCATTACCACCCAAACGGAACCCTGTACCGGGAGACGATCGCCGGCGAGCCTCAATATGTCGGCCCGCCCTCGCCCGATATTGACTTGGCGTGGGACACATTGCTAAAAG GCCAATACATGAATCTCAATGGCAACGAAGCCTCCACCATGGTAGGGCGAACTTGGAAAGATGACAGTGGCAACTACGAAGTAGC TCTAGATGTGATGCACACCCTTCATTGTGTG AACAAAATCAGAAAGGCCCTGGACCCGGAGTACTACCATGAATCAGAGAGCCCCAGGATCCACAGGATGCATGTCG ACCACTGCCTCGACTATCTCAGGCAGACCGTGCAATGTCACGCGGACCTCACGCCAATGGTGTTCAGCTGgtccgacgacgccggcagGGTCGTGGCCGACTGGAGAGAGCCTCACACGTGCCGAAACTTCAACCGCGTCCGGAGCTGGGCCGTGGACCACTTCCGGCCGTGA